The genome window GAGTACGTCCGGTCCCGACCCCTTTCCCGCGATGACTGTCTTTCGTAGCTTCTGGAAGGCGGACTGGGCCGGAGATGATCTCTCACCTCTGCACGGCCTTTGGAGGCCGCCGCCGATGAGCCGTTGGTCAATGGGGCATTCGTGACTTCATCGGGACTCTTCGGTAGAGGCGCGCACGTGCCGCTGGTGCTGTGGGAGGAGTCGGGCGAGGTGGCTGGGAGACTGATGGACGCGGACTCGCTAGATGCCGAGGAATGAATTTTGCTGGTGGAAGCGGATGCGGTTTCGCAGGCCGTTTGCTCAGGCGGGGGATCGGCCACTCGTGTCGCCCTTACGTCGGGGGAGAGTTTCTGGCTTTCGCTGGCGGCGGGTTGGACCCTCTGAACAGAACTAGCCTGGGATGACAACGACTCTTTGCTGCGAGCACAACGACAACAAAGCAGGCAAACAAGGTCAAGAGCGGTCATATAGCATCAGTTAGGCATaagcaaattaaattaaaaatctgaATCGGGATCTTTAGGCTAATGTAATAAAAAGAGTTGAATTTGAAAAGCTACCTTGGTTGACAGTGATCAGTGTCTACTCCATTCACAGTCGAACTCCCCTCTGATGACAAACTTCCCTCACTACTGACCGAGATCTGAAAGGGAAAAAGACGAGGTCGTTTTTAAACAACATATCAGAATTTAGTGTTGTGGGACTGCACATTACATCTCATTACATTATGTGAGCGTagaattaaaaggaaaacttTAGCTTACCTTTTCAACACTATTATGACCATTGACTTTTTGAAGTCCATGATGGTGTCcgttttgtatgtttttagaTATGCTGTGGGAAATTCCATTTACACCGTTTCCATTGTGGTGCGCGCCAGAGTCGCCATTGGCAAAGTCCTCCCTTGTTCTTTTGTTACCATTCATGTGACTCTCCACTGAGCAGCCATTATCCAGGGACCCGCCGTTCTCTTGGTCCGACTCTTCCGACAACTCTTGGCCGTACGGCACCAAGAACGACGAGCCGTTCCCGCCGGCCTGGTGCTCCCCGTTACTGCTCGGCGTGCCGTTGACGTGGTTCACCTGACTTGGGATGAAGCGAGCCTCTGAGGTAGactgggaggaggagggtaAAGAGCTCGAGGACGAGGTGGCGGTGGAGCTGCTGGCCGATgacgacgaggaggaggaggaggacgccgCCGGACGATTTGGTTTGCCTTGGCCGATGCAGAAGGACAGCTTCAGGCGCTTCTCGTGCTCTGGGATCGCTGAAGGCTGGCTGGCCAAGTGCGAcgtggaagaagaggaggccgCGCTGTGGTTGGGTTTTCCAGcaatgctgctgctggtgctgggCTTGGGACACTCCCTCAAAGACCCGTTCCCATTCATGTGGAGAGAATTCTACAGAGGGGACACAAACTTGGTCAAACACCAATAACACCGgttcatttcttttaataatattgggAGACTGAAAATGTAGTATTCATAATTCGTAGCGTTTTTGGGATCAGCATTACCTTGTTCATGTGCGGGGGCAGCTGTGGTCCGATGAAGCCGCCATTGTTGTTGTGATGGGCGGTGGTGTTGATGCGGGGAATCACAATGGGTCGAGGTGATGACTGGCCGGGTGCAGCTGAGTTATGGGTCATGTGACCATAGTCCCCTTCTTTCTTTCCGTCACTGGACCTTGTGAAACCACATAAGAGCCGGAACATTAGCGATGAGACGAAAGACAGACAGCCAATGAAATATACAAATAGACAAATCTTGAAAGTTAATTATTGCATGTGAAAGGTTTACTCACTTGATGTAGAAGAGGACATAAGCCTGCTGGTTAAGAACAGACCTAATGTCGCTTACAGTCACAGACGAATCGTTCATCTGAAACCACTGACCATTGCTTGCCTGCGAGACACAAAACTTTGGATCGTCAGTATTTAGGCATAGTGAAACGAGAGCGAGCTTGCGGCAAGCACAACAAATCAGCGAATTGGCTCACCGTACCTTAATATAGCAGAAGTAGTGTCCAGCGTGGCAGCTGAATCCAGAGTGGACCAGAACAGCAAACAGCCCGTAGAGTTGTGGCTCTCCTTGCGACTGCGACATGAAGGGCCGCAGGTCCAGGTACTCGGGATATTTCACATCCTGACGAGCAAACGACAAGTTGATAAACACGAAAATAACCGACAGGTCTGTAATTGAGTTGAATTGCTGGAACGcacttttgtgatttttccTCCACTGAAGTTGGCGAAGCGTTTCAGCGACAGGGTGAGGACATTGGCGCTGCGATGGATCGTGAATCTCTTTGAGGCAGTGACCATTTTTTTGCACCTGgggaaaaacgttttttttttgggtgagtaCCGGCAAAACACCACGTAAAAAAATGCCCCGGAAAAATTTGATCATTGTGTGAAGACGTACTTGGAGCACTTGTAGGCATTCTCCCCATCCAGCTGCTCTGGCTTGACAAACTGCTCTAGAGCCTTCGAAACACTGGGTGCCATCTGCAAAGAGAAGCAATCGACAGGTTAGATcccttgaaaagaaaaaaaaaaaatg of Syngnathus acus chromosome 19, fSynAcu1.2, whole genome shotgun sequence contains these proteins:
- the usp42 gene encoding ubiquitin carboxyl-terminal hydrolase 42 isoform X2, whose amino-acid sequence is MDSSCSSSWAVGPTLPTDSPRLKVPGGCLGPTPGAVVYNSTPPSVDRPKEHVLCSGDGIDMPQKVLFSPERLSLKWNQVHRIGAGLQNMGNTCFLNSALQCLTYTPPFANYMLSREHSKTCHEPGFCMMCTMQNHIIQVFANSGNVIKPMGVLNELKRIAKHFRYGSQEDAHEFIRYTVDAMQKSCLPGTKLDRQTQATTFIHQVFGGYLRSRVKCLNCKAVSDTFDPFLDITLEIKMAPSVSKALEQFVKPEQLDGENAYKCSKCKKMVTASKRFTIHRSANVLTLSLKRFANFSGGKITKDVKYPEYLDLRPFMSQSQGEPQLYGLFAVLVHSGFSCHAGHYFCYIKASNGQWFQMNDSSVTVSDIRSVLNQQAYVLFYIKSSDGKKEGDYGHMTHNSAAPGQSSPRPIVIPRINTTAHHNNNGGFIGPQLPPHMNKNSLHMNGNGSLRECPKPSTSSSIAGKPNHSAASSSSTSHLASQPSAIPEHEKRLKLSFCIGQGKPNRPAASSSSSSSSSASSSTATSSSSSLPSSSQSTSEARFIPSQVNHVNGTPSSNGEHQAGGNGSSFLVPYGQELSEESDQENGGSLDNGCSVESHMNGNKRTREDFANGDSGAHHNGNGVNGISHSISKNIQNGHHHGLQKVNGHNSVEKISVSSEGSLSSEGSSTVNGVDTDHCQPSKESLSSQASSVQRVQPAASESQKLSPDVRATRVADPPPEQTACETASASTSKIHSSASSESASISLPATSPDSSHSTSGTCAPLPKSPDEVTNAPLTNGSSAAASKGRAEVRDHLRPSPPSRSYERQSSRERGRDRTYSSDWSRDRERNYNRSQERDATHYRRDNRDHHYNHHRSYRDYYYRDWESERRWERTPYHPRERDHDRCSHHYHFYHHHHRSREDRDYQRRSYGNSYRHKSHGQWRRDQDSWEVRGMRDDGRERDHHHLYRGTSPNRSPYRHAHPGSEDQNPRRSGRSVSSEERHSKKHKKSKKKKSKDKERHRESGSSDSDQGYEVKKKKKRRHQSEQRSPDGGHRSRSSEERQCRKRRHSKDAKQDEDSCSPDKRRRLDYDHNGTSPAGPAHGPFHSHLNGYAGNGYSQTNVVSH
- the usp42 gene encoding ubiquitin carboxyl-terminal hydrolase 42 isoform X1 — its product is MTIVDRSSENSDHESVGCKRSPFTSGDGMDSSCSSSWAVGPTLPTDSPRLKVPGGCLGPTPGAVVYNSTPPSVDRPKEHVLCSGDGIDMPQKVLFSPERLSLKWNQVHRIGAGLQNMGNTCFLNSALQCLTYTPPFANYMLSREHSKTCHEPGFCMMCTMQNHIIQVFANSGNVIKPMGVLNELKRIAKHFRYGSQEDAHEFIRYTVDAMQKSCLPGTKLDRQTQATTFIHQVFGGYLRSRVKCLNCKAVSDTFDPFLDITLEIKMAPSVSKALEQFVKPEQLDGENAYKCSKCKKMVTASKRFTIHRSANVLTLSLKRFANFSGGKITKDVKYPEYLDLRPFMSQSQGEPQLYGLFAVLVHSGFSCHAGHYFCYIKASNGQWFQMNDSSVTVSDIRSVLNQQAYVLFYIKSSDGKKEGDYGHMTHNSAAPGQSSPRPIVIPRINTTAHHNNNGGFIGPQLPPHMNKNSLHMNGNGSLRECPKPSTSSSIAGKPNHSAASSSSTSHLASQPSAIPEHEKRLKLSFCIGQGKPNRPAASSSSSSSSSASSSTATSSSSSLPSSSQSTSEARFIPSQVNHVNGTPSSNGEHQAGGNGSSFLVPYGQELSEESDQENGGSLDNGCSVESHMNGNKRTREDFANGDSGAHHNGNGVNGISHSISKNIQNGHHHGLQKVNGHNSVEKISVSSEGSLSSEGSSTVNGVDTDHCQPSKESLSSQASSVQRVQPAASESQKLSPDVRATRVADPPPEQTACETASASTSKIHSSASSESASISLPATSPDSSHSTSGTCAPLPKSPDEVTNAPLTNGSSAAASKGRAEVRDHLRPSPPSRSYERQSSRERGRDRTYSSDWSRDRERNYNRSQERDATHYRRDNRDHHYNHHRSYRDYYYRDWESERRWERTPYHPRERDHDRCSHHYHFYHHHHRSREDRDYQRRSYGNSYRHKSHGQWRRDQDSWEVRGMRDDGRERDHHHLYRGTSPNRSPYRHAHPGSEDQNPRRSGRSVSSEERHSKKHKKSKKKKSKDKERHRESGSSDSDQGYEVKKKKKRRHQSEQRSPDGGHRSRSSEERQCRKRRHSKDAKQDEDSCSPDKRRRLDYDHNGTSPAGPAHGPFHSHLNGYAGNGYSQTNVVSH